A genomic segment from Aspergillus puulaauensis MK2 DNA, chromosome 1, nearly complete sequence encodes:
- the atmA gene encoding DNA-binding protein kinase TEL1 (BUSCO:EOG0926009O;~COG:L;~EggNog:ENOG410PFW9;~InterPro:IPR016024,IPR003152,IPR003151,IPR036940, IPR018936,IPR015519,IPR044107,IPR021668,IPR011009, IPR014009,IPR000403;~PFAM:PF11640,PF02260,PF00454,PF02259;~antiSMASH:Cluster_1.15;~go_function: GO:0004674 - protein serine/threonine kinase activity [Evidence IEA];~go_function: GO:0005515 - protein binding [Evidence IEA];~go_function: GO:0016301 - kinase activity [Evidence IEA];~go_process: GO:0000077 - DNA damage checkpoint [Evidence IEA];~go_process: GO:0000723 - telomere maintenance [Evidence IEA];~go_process: GO:0006281 - DNA repair [Evidence IEA];~go_process: GO:0006974 - cellular response to DNA damage stimulus [Evidence IEA];~go_process: GO:0016572 - histone phosphorylation [Evidence IEA]) — protein MKGEITLDGAIALLSSEKIKDRADGLADLKYILQQNKRNSKLQSMSDKACHKIFESLFRLISTEKSLYNRASSKGAASSRLSACVSVLRTAVDALLRNLRTKSVRAVLDHITDALANPGTALFELLSVDYTKCLSTILHYPPHVEHLGVEEWENVMHFCLRIIDVSDDEDSQRSTWSPRTSILDDYLSASGGRSTPSRMTPSLALREKPKGSAGAVEEALTCIRILSGVANAPIQENAESILPTLAKYVRSSSLAGSGHQSAFSTINTVAMRIIFDNSELTRNILLDLVPSIRQHWATKLIGLRDELLVTAMLVVAILTDEVRRAPAADLENTIDGLMNTLQSEYSKRPEKDILQVDEVVFDSISSAPHEKFHLWPRLEGARSEHNWTVVWVIARLMEISEELATRLSPLAEGETPSKKQRLGSKIDDVFRDSTASFGARRVPALQLIPFLPNNYVTIESKVSLLERLIPNIHDDNSAVSSWTMIAIASVAASPEADAPILKRHWQQVWDLTSRASTSQFTSRAACNLQNNILQFGLLDYSAVAETTDAMLSFVNLNGPSTLSDASLELWASVIKMTTQMNPGSVSNASSQICAWLRDAWSIGTSVDRTQTSQIAAFARPLELLSLIMACTNRPFCQTRVLFKGPTGIIAKCWFFYHTNKRIWSYLFDIHKLLDVYDMWDAEETVSIQEFSQLDPNDLGIIDLLQAKSEHFLHSWQALSEDKSRHVTSDIVQILTSFCITVVIYSSCLPEQSGSRLQVLHTNTHRLWESICSFLTSYESTFILPALILFPPFIPLDSYFSKAAAGAHKALYELVSPLNRVLEGYRQSHKETSAANEGDGDMDLDDPFLTSTNQIEEVSNIISANRTDLPLFHDTASFQRYMTIRLSLFQRISAKVDPSQQLADEALDEYLTSLDQIDFLAAHEFLPYVYKSCAEMERESLLGILEDLGEKCLQSYELERCENSHLICIRMMDSVVKSWTSGIQDNLSDSAADIYTWFTEVFLKKGRASPSVLVAFAHLLGDVLSLNPMYLSDPSSPSPRTTLLRIIGEGGVLVKFNAGNLIPQLFGQFLLKDHDAIFNDVLDCLPRDPDWQEGIAVRLFILAQLASKWHTLLRRSIYHIFETPAQVHHSLWYAEKCLQQVSEALGLPDATEIFRLFSSQIIYTWTETQSVMSMPFSIFGYASLEDMLSDAQDEIVGQIMMRASETDAAELSKFMRRPFVELLADSFYKAEAYTIARDISTPPGQGSQPRGVENRLKKILGANQFMTLIEAQFPQIIATFFGSLDLYEQVEKAFSRREGFREALNTFKHISDKGHARTVLPANQQPSFRARFLLDELEFLCKRSGYELETIWSPSLASYVCRTLLESIHPALGSLHACSVIRKIKILVCVAGPVMLSDYPFEMIIHALQPFLVDIFCSEDALSIFWYLLEAGKPYLTDNPGLMAGIAVSTSLSLKRFLASPPMNPQHGHQLQIVVGNIQTFYGWFEEYLNSYESPVLDDYSSERFQRFTGSLQATAGQEPSSTSVSESNLLLEVLKDRESKSSLLNKPISDHIISLLCTTSNGAAGYHLTAIEHVEDAIDNAIIVCQTLRDFNPGPEYRSWAARVIGKAFAATGKINDALLREQDLAFFRPLSPQSDIDILCRSKANILQLLCSILLNSNQTGPIERTLQLIVTNLANFPDFELCAANIPPSLMKALTWSPYQCPGVSLSALEAKERDRVRGWDVSLSPSFWARNVGLLLSKTASDDPVIGPLSSILYLVPDLAARLLPYILHDALLAELRGEIEIRESISQIFKEVLQSHEDMTVPHLRLIINCILYLRNQPRPGEHTTIVEQEAWLDIDYAVASSAASRCRMPKTALMFLEIHASRSVSGSRRSSVAKYEPPATLLHDIFKNIDDPDFFYGIQQTSSLDSVMETLEHESSGFKNLLFQSAQYDSQVQMTGSGNTYGVLKALNSTNLQGIANSMLGALGNSGDAAVPFSSMLKAATNLRQWDIPVSPLNSSPSATIFRAFQNLNTYGTLTDMRASIDESLTTSLALIDSDSRSAISLRTAMRVLGILTEIEEVLNSKTADEVSQAWQKVSERTSWLKTTDVHEVGEILNSHETLFSSIKQNDYLKSAFNLGDHDAQLLEVKVIRQSLHIARNHGIAQASLKSAVYLSKLSDQSTSLGLNVEGVAKFDLANVLWDQGEMAPSIQILQQLRDRNDIHKQAIPMSRAELLVTLGHHIAEARLEKPEAIIQNYLAPAVKELKGRSEAEDAGRVYHGFAMFCDQQLQNSDGLEDFSRVEQLRNRKEKEVLALDAMLRTAEGKERDNLKFHRAKTKQWFDLDDREYQRLKRSREAFLQQCLENYLICLKESEAYNNDVLRFCALWLDQSYSDIANRAVSKYLADVPSRKFAPLMNQLTSRLLDISDDFQGLLSAVIFRICSEHPFHGMYQIFSSSKSKGGKDESALSRNRAATHLADILRSDRKIGPLWVAVHNANINYVRFAVERLDDKTKSGAKVQLKKLQTGVRLEQDAVTQRLPPPTMKIEIRIDCDYNDVPKLIRYNPEFTIASGVSAPKIVTAVASNGVRYKQLFKGGNDDLRQDAIMEQVFEQVSSLLKDHQATRQRNLGIRAYKVLPLTSNAGIIEFVPHTIPLNEYLMPAHQRYYPKDMKPNACRKHIADVQTRSFEQRVRTYRNVTDHFHPVLRYFFMEKFNNPDDWFGKRLSYTQSTAAISMLGHVLGLGDRHGHNILLDEGTGEVVHIDLGVAFEQGRVLPVPEVVPFRLTRDLVDGMGIAKTEGVFRRCCEFTLEALRQESYSIMTILDVLRYDPLYSWTVSPLRMKKIQEQEPGDGPPVLPGSTVDQRPTNEPSEADRALTVVAKKLSKTLSVTATVNELIQQATDDKNLAVLYCGWAAYA, from the exons ATGAAGGGAGAAATTACTCTCGATGGAGCGATTGCGCTTCTATCGtcggagaagatcaaggaccGCGCAGATGGCTTAGCCG ACTTGAAATATATTCTCCAGCAGAATAAGCGGAATTCGAAACT GCAATCAATGAGCGACAAGGCTTGTCACAAGATCTTCGAGTCTTTATTCCGTCTTATCTCCACGGAGAAATCATTGTATAACCGAGCAAGTTCCAAAGgagctgcttcttcgcgccTGTCTGCATGTGTCTCCGTTCTCCGTACAGCTGTTGATGCTTTGTTGCGCAACTTGCGGACCAAGTCAGTTCGAGCTGTTCTTGACCATATCACCGATGCCTTGGCCAATCCAGGGACAGCTCTTTTTGAGCTTCTCAGTGTGGACTATACGAAGTGCTTGAGTACGATCTTACATTACCCCCCACATGTTGAACACCTGGGCGTGGAAGAATGGGAGAATGTCATGCACTTCTGTCTCAGAATCATCGATGTTTCGGATGACGAAGACAGTCAACGAAGCACATGGAGCCCTCGCACATCTATTTTGGATGACTACCTTAGTGCTAGCGGTGGCCGATCGACACCGTCCAGGATGACACCCTCGCTAGCCCTTAGAGAGAAACCCAAAGGGTCTGCTGGGGCAGTTGAAGAAGCCCTGACATGTATCAGGATACTCTCGGGAGTCGCAAACGCGCCTATTCAAGAAAATGCCGAAAGCATACTTCCTACGCTGGCAAAATATGTAAGGTCCTCGTCTCTTGCCGGAAGTGGTCATCAATCAGCCTTTTCTACCATTAATACAGTGGCGATGAGAATCATATTCGATAACTCAGAGCTCACTCGAAACATATTACTTGACCTAGTTCCATCCATTCGACAACACTGGGCCACGAAGCTTATAGGCCTGAGGGACGAATTGCTCGTCACTGCCATGCTTGTTGTGGCTATCCTCACTGATGAAGTTCGGAGAGCACCTGCGGCTGATTTAGAAAATACAATTGATGGGCTTATGAATACTTTACAGAGCGAGTATTCCAAGCGTCCTGAGAAGGACATCCTCCaggtggatgaggtggtGTTCGACTCGATTAGTTCAGCACCGCATGAAAAATTTCACCTGTGGCCGCGACTCGAGGGTGCTAGATCTGAGCATAATTGGACAGTAGTCTGGGTTATCGCAAGATTGATGGAGATATCTGAAGAGCTGGCTACACGGTTGTCCCCCCTTGCTGAGGGCGAAACTCCGAGTAAAAAGCAACGGCTCGGGTCGAAGATAGACGATGTTTTTCGAGATTCTACCGCGTCTTTTGGCGCTAGAAGAGTGCCTGCCCTGCAGTTGATTCCTTTTCTCCCCAATAATTATGTCACCATCGAGTCAAAAGTCTCCTTGCTGGAGCGATTAATCCCAAATATACACGACGACAATAGCGCCGTATCTTCCTGGACAATGATTGCGATTGCAAG TGTCGCAGCCAGCCCCGAGGCAGATGCGCCGATTCTCAAACGACATTGGCAACAAGTATGGGACTTAACGTCTCGTGCATCTACGTCACAGTTCACGTCCAGGGCTGCTTGTAATCTCCAGAACAATATTCTTCAGTTTGGCCTGCTGGACTACTCCGCCGTGGCTGAGACGACGGATGCAATGCTTTCATTTGTCAACTTGAATGGGCCGTCAACTCTGTCCGATGCATCTCTTGAGTTATGGGCAAGTGTAATTAAAATGACAACCCAAATGAACCCAGGATCTGTTTCAAATGCATCTAGCCAAATTTGTGCGTGGTTGAGAGATGCGTGGAGCATTG GGACATCGGTGGATAGAACACAAACATCGCAGATTGCTGCATTTGCACGCCCACTTGAACTTCTGAGTTTAATCATGGCATGTACAAACAGGCCCTTTTGCCAAACTAGGGTCTTGTTTAAAGGCCCAACAGGCATCATTGCGAAGTGTTGGTTTTTTTACCACACAAACAAAAGAATATGGAGCTATCTTTTTGATATACACAAACTACTAGATGTATATGATATGTGGGATGCGGAAGAGACGGTTTCTATCCAGGAATTTTCACAGCTTGACCCAAATGATTTGGGTATCATTGACCTGTTGCAAGCAAAATCTGAGCATTTCCTCCACTCTTGGCAAGCATTATCCGAAGACAAATCACGGCATGTCACATCGGATATTGTCCAGATACTTACGTCCTTCTGCATAACTGTTGTTATATACAGTTCTTGCCTACCGGAGCAGTCAGGATCTCGGCTACAGGTCTTACACACAAATACTCATCGTTTATGGGAGAGCATATGCTCATTTCTGACTTCATACGAATCTACATTCATTCTACCTGCCTTAATATTATTCCCGCCCTTTATTCCTCTGGATTCATACTTTTCCAAAGCAGCGGCTGGTGCTCACAAGGCTCTCTATGAACTTGTATCTCCTTTGAACAGAGTTCTCGAAGGCTACAGACAGTCTCATAAAGAGACATCTGCTGCCAACGAGGGGGATGGGGACATGGATTTGGACGATCCCTTTTTGACATCAACGAACCAAATCGAGGAGGTGTCAAACATCATATCTGCGAATCGGACAGACCTACCCCTATTTCATGATACTGCTAGCTTTCAGCGTTACATGACCATccgtctttctctttttcagCGGATATCTGCCAAAGTTGACCCCTCTCAACAACTAGCAGATGAAGCTCTGGATGAGTATTTGACCAGTCTTGACCAAATTGACTTTCTGGCAGCACATGAATTTCTACCTTACGTTTATAAGTCATGTGCTGAAATGGAGAGAGAATCCCTACTCGGAATACTTGAAGATCTAGGCGAAAAGTGTCTCCAATCATATGAGTTGGAGCGCTGTGAAAATTCACACCTGATTTGTATTCGCATGATGGACAGCGTTGTCAAATCATGGACCAGTGGAATTCAAGACAATCTCAGTGATTCGGCTGCAGACATTTATACCTGGTTCACCGAAGTTTTTCTAAAGAAAGGAAGGGCATCTCCATCAGTTCTGGTTGCATTCGCCCACCTCCTAGGAGACGTCCTGAGCTTGAACCCCATGTACCTGAGTGACCCGTCAAGCCCATCCCCTAGAACGACGCTCCTCAGGATTATCGGAGAAGGGGGCGTGCTGGTTAAGTTTAACGCGGGAAACCTGATTCCTCAACTATTTGGGCAATTTCTTCTCAAGGATCATGATGCTATATTCAATGACGTCCTTGATTGTCTCCCGCGGGATCCTGATTGGCAAGAAGGCATCGCTGTTCGATTGTTCATACTTGCCCAGCTTGCTTCTAAATGGCACACACTACTTCGAAGGAGCATTTATCACATTTTTGAGACTCCGGCTCAAGTGCATCACTCTCTATGGTACGCCGAAAAATGCCTACAGCAGGTCTCGGAAGCGCTGGGGCTTCCCGATGCGACGGAGATATTTCGACTTTTCTCATCTCAGATAATCTATACCTGGACTGAAACGCAGTCGGTAATGTCTATGCCCTTTAGCATTTTTGGTTATGCTAGTCTCGAGGACATGCTAAGTGATGCTCAAGACGAGATTGTTGGTCAAATAATGATGCGCGCCAGTGAGACTGATGCTGCAGAACTATCAAAGTTTATGCGTCGGCCATTCGTTGAGCTCCTGGCAGACTCTTTCTACAAGGCAGAGGCATATACTATAGCCCGTGACATAAGTACCCCTCCAGGGCAGGGAAGTCAGCCCAGGGGCGTGGAGAATCGACTAAAGAAGATCCTAGGCGCTAACCAGTTCATGACGTTGATCGAGGCACAATTCCCGCAAATTATAGCCACATTTTTTGGGAGCCTGGACCTTTACGAGCAGGTTGAAAAGGCATTCTCGAGACGGGAAGGTTTCCGAGAGGCGCTTAATACGTTCAAACATATATCTGACAAGGGCCACGCGAGAACTGTGCTGCCGGCAAACCAACAACCGTCGTTCAGAGCACGGTTCCTTCTCGACGAACTTGAGTTCCTATGCAAACGTAGTGGCTATGAACTTGAGACCATCTGGTCTCCTAGTTTAGCATCATATGTCTGTCGGACACTGTTGGAATCAATCCATCCTGCCCTTGGCTCCCTACATGCTTGCTCTGTGATACGGAAGATCAAGATCTTGGTATGCGTGGCTGGTCCTGTCATGCTGAGTGACTACCCGTTCGAAATGATTATCCATGCTCTTCAACCATTCCTTGTGGATATATTTTGCTCCGAGGATGCGCTGTCAATATTCTGGTATTTGCTGGAGGCCGGGAAGCCATATTTGACTGACAACCCGGGTCTAATGGCTGGGATTGCAGTTTCTACGTCACTATCCTTGAAAAGGTTCCTGGCATCGCCCCCTATGAACCCGCAGCACGGACATCAATTGcagattgttgttggtaACATCCAAACGTTCTATGGATGGTTCGAAGAATATCTCAATTCCTACGAGTCGCCTGTCTTGGACGATTACTCTTCCGAACGTTTTCAGCGGTTCACTGGTTCTTTGCAGGCCACGGCGGGACAAGAACCCAGCTCAACCAGTGTGAGTGAAAGTAACCTACTGCTCGAAGTGCTAAAGGATCGCGAATCCAAgagcagcctcctcaacaaaCCAATATCTGATCATATTATTTCGCTGCTTTGTACTACCTCCAACGGGGCGGCTGGGTATCACCTCACAGCCATTGAACATGTTGAAGATGCCATTGATAACGCCATCATCGTATGCCAAACTCTCCGAGATTTCAATCCCGGTCCTGAATATCGGTCTTGGGCTGCGAGAGTGATCGGAAAAGCTTTTGCGGCTACTGGCAAAATAAATGATGCACTATTAAGAGAGCAGGACCTTGCATTCTTTCGACCCCTCTCGCCGCAGTCTGATATTGATATCCTCTGCCGTTCCAAGGCAAATATTCTCCAACTTCTTTGCAGCATACTGCTAAATAGTAACCAAACAGGGCCCATTGAGCGTACCTTACAGCTCATTGTTACTAACCTTGCCAACTTTCCCGACTTTGAACTTTGTGCGGCCAACATTCCTCCTTCACTCATGAAGGCCCTCACATGGAGTCCTTACCAGTGCCCCGGTGTATCTTTAAGTGCCCTAGAGGCTAAAGAACGCGACCGTGTACGCGGATGGGATGTCAGTCTTTCACCTTCTTTCTGGGCGCGCAAtgtcggccttcttctttcgaAAACAGCATCAGATGATCCAGTTATTGGGCCATTGAGCAGTATTTTATACCTCGTCCCCGATTTGGCAGCCCGGCTACTCCCCTACATTCTGCATGATGCTCTGCTGGCGGAGCTTCGAGGAGAGATTGAGATACGGGAGAGTATATCGCAGATCTTCAAAGAGGTTTTGCAAAGCCATGAAGATATGACGGTCCCCCATTTACGACTTATCATCAACTGCATCCTTTACCTGCGCAATCAACCCCGACCAGGCGAGCATACGACGATAGTCGAACAAGAAGCTTGGCTGGATATCGACTACGCAGTAGCTTCCTCGGCTGCCAGTAGATGCAGAATGCCTAAAACAGCCCTCATGTTCCTTGAGATTCATGCATCGCGTTCTGTGTCTGGCTCGCGCCGGTCTTCTGTTGCTAAATACGAGCCACCAGCAACACTTCTGCACGACATTTTCAAGAACATCGATGATCCAGACTTCTTCTACGGAATCCAGCAGACCTCATCTCTGGATTCTGTCATGGAAACGCTCGAGCACGAGAGTTCGGgattcaaaaacctcctgTTCCAAAGCGCGCAGTACGACAGCCAGGTGCAGATGACTGGTTCTGGGAATACATATGGTGTTCTCAAGGCACTAAATTCGACCAATCTTCAGGGAATCGCTAATTCTATGCTTGGTGCCCTTGGAAACTCAGGTGATGCTGCGGTTCCGTTTAGCAGCATGCTTAAGGCTGCCACAAATCTGCGGCAATGGGACATACCTGTTTCCCCGCTAAATTCATCCCCTTCGGCGACCATCTTCAGAGCTTTTCAGAACTTGAATACATATGGAACGTTGACTGACATGCGTGCATCTATTGACGAAAGCTTGACAACCAGTTTGGCTTTGATAGATAGCGATAGTCGATCAGCGATTTCCTTGCGAACAGCGATGAGGGTCCTCGGCATCCTGACTGAAATTGAGGAGGTTCTAAATTCAAAAACAGCGGATGAAGTCAGCCAGGCATGGCAGAAGGTTTCAGAAAGGACATCCTGGTTGAAAACTACTGA CGTCCACGAAGTTGGCGAAATCCTGAACTCACACGAGACGCTGTTCTCATCTATAAAGCAGAATGATTATCTCAAATCCGCGTTCAACTTGGGTGATCATGATGCGCAGCTGCTCGAGGTGAAAGTCATCCGTCAGTCCCTACATATCGCTAGAAATCATGGAATCGCGCAGGCTTCGCTCAAGTCCGCTGTATACCTGTCAAAACTCTCAGATCAAAGCACTTCATTAGGACTGAATGTCGAAGGCGTGGCAAAGTTCGACCTAGCCAATGTGCTATGGGATCAAGGGGAAATGGCGCCGTCAATCCAAATTCTTCAACAGCTCAGGGATAGGAATGACATCCACAAACAAGCAATTCCTATGAGCCGGGCAGAACTTCTTGTTACTCTAGGTCACCACATCGCGGAAGCTCGCTTGGAGAAGCCAGAGGCGATTATTCAGAATTATCTAGCACCTGCGGTCAAGGAACTGAAGGGCCGATCAGAGGCCGAAGACGCCGGACGAGTCTACCATGGGTTTGCCATGTTTTGTGACCAGCAATTGCAGAACTCTGATGGATTGGAAGACTTTTCGCGTGTTGAACAACTCCGCAATCGCAAGGAAAAGGAAGTCCTCGCCCTTGATGCAATGCTTAGAACTGCAGAAGGCAAAGAACGAGACAACCTTAAGTTTCATAGGGCAAAAACAAAGCAATGGTTCGATCTCGATGACCGCGAGTACCAGCGTCTCAAGCGCAGTCGAGAAGCCTTCCTTCAGCAATGCCTTGAGAACTATCTTATTTGCTTAAAGGAAAGCGAAGCATACAATAACGACGTTCTCCGCTTCTGCGCGTTGTGGCTTGACCAGTCGTACAGCGACATTGCCAACAGGGCAGTCTCAAAATATCTTGCAGATGTCCCTAGTAGAAAGTTTGCCCCTCTAATGAACCAACTAACGTCGCGTCTCCTGGACATATCCGATGATTTCCAGGGTCTGCTCTCTGCCGTGATTTTCCGGATTTGCTCTGAGCATCCATTCCACGGAATGTACCAAATCTTTTCAAGCAGCAAATCCAAGGGCGGGAAAGATGAATCGGCATTGTCACGCAATCGAGCCGCCACACATTTGGCTGACATCCTTAGGAGTGATAGGAAGATAGGGCCGTTGTGGGTGGCGGTTCACAATGCAAATATCAACTATGTGCGATTTGCCGTCGAACGGTTGGACGACAAGACTAAAAGTGGTGCAAAGGTTCAGCTCAAAAAATTGCAGACCGGCGTACGTCTTGAACAAGATGCCGTAACCCAACGGCTACCACCCCCAACCATGAAGATCGAGATCCGCATCGACTGCGACTATAATGATGTCCCTAAGCTTATTCGGTATAACCCCGAGTTTACTATTGCGTCTGGTGTAAGCGCGCCTAAAATTGTCACTGCAGTGGCCAGTAATGGTGTGCGGTATAAGCAACTT TTCAAGGGGGGCAATGATGATTTGCGGCAGGACGCTATCATGGAGCAAGTCTTTGAGCAAGTCAGTAGCCTTCTCAAAGACCACCAGGCTACCCGACAGCGGAATCTGGGCATCAGGGCCTATAAAGTACTTCCTCTGACCTCAAACGCGGGTATCATCGAATTTGTCCCCCATACAATACCGCTTAACGAATATTTGATGCCCGCACATCAAAGATACTACCCGAAAGATATGAAACCCAACGCCTGCCGCAAGCATATTGCCGATGTGCAGACACGATCCTTCGAGCAGCGTGTTCGAACCTACCGGAATGTGACCGACCACTTCCATCCTGTTCTGCGGTACTTCTTCATGGAAAAGTTCAACAACCCAGACGACTGGTTTGGAAAGAGACTCTCGTACACCCAGAGCACGGCAGCGATATCAATGTTGGGCCACGTTCTTGGACTTGGGGATCGTCACGGGCATAATATCTTACTCGATGAGGGGACTGGCGAAGTCGTACATATCGATTTAGGTGTCGCCTTCGAGCAGGGGCGCGTTCTACCTGTCCCAGAAGTTGTTCCGTTCCGCCTAACGCGCGATCTGGTTGACGGAATGGGGATTGCTAAGACCGAAGGGGTCTTCCGGCGTTGCTGTGAATTTACCCTGGAAGCGCTTCGACAGGAATCTTACAGCATCATGACGATCCTTGACGTGCTCCGGTACGATCCGTTATACAGCTGGACAGTATCGCCATTACGGATGAAAAAGATACAGGAGCAGGAACCGGGAGATGGCCCTCCAGTCCTACCGGGCTCGACAGTCGATCAACGACCCACGAATGAGCCAAGTGAGGCTGATAGGGCTTTGACTGTTGTTGCGAAGAAACTGAGCAAGACCCTAAGCGTTACGGCCACTGTGAATGAACTGATCCAGCAAGCGACGGACGACAAGAACCTCGCTGTGCTGTACTGCG GCTGGGCTGCATATGCATGA